The genomic interval CTAAATCTTCAACCAAAGGCAAAGCTACAAGAAAAAGAATAGTACTCGACTTAAGAAACTCGGATTATTTTCCTGCAGAAGGACACTGCTATCTAAAACTTAATTCCAATGATAACGAGTCAACTTTATTGTATTTTGGGGGAGCACGTAGAGTGCAAGAAAGTGAATGGAAGTATGGTAATGACTTATTCCATATAACATTTAAGTATGACGAAGATGATGCTTACATTAGCCACATTCAAAGGTTCGAGAATATTTTAGGGGCACAGTTTCCTAGTTTACAGTCTGCGAGCGCTTGGCTTGACCAACAGACAGTTTTTGTATGGGGTGGATTAAATACTGATACATTTGACACTAGCAATGAACTTATCAAATTGGAATTCGTCAGAAACAAGTATCAGTGTACAATTTGCCAACCTGCTGGTAGAGGTGTACTGAGTAAAGACGTCCAGAGGGGTGATATACCGACTGGCAGAACCGGTCACACTATCACACCGTTGGGTGATAATATAGTGGTAATGCATGGCGGAGTATCACTATCCAACAGACATACGACAGGCCTTGTCAGTCCCTTTACTCAAGTTTGCAATGATGGTTCTTTCTATGAGTTTGATTCATCCACATATTTATGgacaagaataaaaaatattccagatgTAAGACCGAGAGCCTATCACACTGCGAATTTTGTGACATTGTCAGGTACAAAATGTGTGATTATAATAGGAGGTGTGTCGTTCAAAGGGAACGAATCTGTACCATTAGAAAGACTTCCAATAAATGAACTTTTCATTCTGAAACTGCATAACCTTACTGAACATAGATACACTTTAGACAAGATAACGGCTAAACTTCAAGTAGACATATTTATTTCGTACCATAGCATCGTTGCGCTAAATAATAAACTGATTGTCACTGGAGGGTACGCTCAAAAGGAACCTGAGATGACTGATACTCCTTTAACAAGTAACAAGTTGTACACTATAGATTTGCAGTCTTTGAACATTGACACTACAGAGTTAGACACATGGCACTGCACTGCAGGAAATTCAAGTTTTGCTTTGTCAGATGACTGCATTATGGTTGTTGGAGGAtcggctgaaaatatttttgcatacaCTACCAAACCACTGCGACCAAGTTCGTGCGATTTAGATGATGAATGTTGTATTTTTGAATCTCCGGAAATTTCACCTATAGCATGGGTTCAGTGCGAAAGCAAATGCAAGCGTTGGTTACATCAATACTGTGTGGGTCTCCTGGAAAAAGGTGTTCCTAaaggaaaatatacatgtacaacatgTAAAGCCAAAGGAcgaaaaaggaaaaaatgatgTCAGGAAAACAAGCACTTTCAGTAAAATTTTTACTAAATGAACCATTACTACAAAATAAACCTTGACTTGTGTTCTTTGTTTTGCTGACGGGTGTTCAACCATGAACACATTAATGTCCTCGTTTTGATTTAACAATTTCGTGTGGCCATTAATTCGTCTTGATTACACTTAAATAAGTAACGTCATGgtataatattacaatattacaacaATGTTTCCATACAGTTTGCTTTAAAATATTGTGAATTTCAAAATTGACGAATAAAGATAGGAATTTGAATGAATCGTTACGTAAAAATATCTGCAAACAGGACATTCTAGGTTCTACTTGCACATAAAAAGCATATAATAtgataatgaaataaagaaaatgttaacTGCGTTACGAGAAAACCAGTATactgcatttgcgactagcatgatCCGAGATCAGCCTCCGCATAGGTGCAGCTCtctcaggatccatactgttcgctagaAAGTATTCTACCAATCATATGGTTTGAAATCAAGgagtatggatcctgatcagtctgcacggatacACAGGCCGATCAAGATATTTGCTTGATGCAAATACAGTATGCTCTTTACTCATGGTGTggctttatatatgtatatacacataAAGTGAGGTATTTGAATGATACGTTAcgttaaaataatgcaaaaaaaaaaacaacaacaacaaaattctaCTGATGCACATAAAAAAGAACACATAAAAATAGTATACTACATCTGAGACCAGTATGATTCCAGATCAGCCTCTGCATCTGTGCAGCCTTCTCCGGATCCATACTTTTCGCTAAAGACCATCTAttatagggtttgaaagcgaacagtatgtaTCCTGATCAGACTGGACAGATACACTGATGGATCAGGATTCATGCTGATTGAAACTGTGGTATTTTgattttctcatggagcggctttatatatatttacacatataGGGAGATAACTGAATGAACCTTTACATTTGAATAATTGAAAGCAAGACATTCTAGGTTCTACTGATGCATATAACAAGCACATATAAAATAATgcacatataaaaataatttactgCATTTGAAACCACCTTGATTAAGACCAGCCTCCGCACCTGCGGAGCCTTTTTGGGATCCAAACTGTTTGCTAACAACTTAAGTCTAGCTATCATAGGGTTTGAAATCGAACAGTATTGCTCTTGATCAGTCTGAACGGATACGGATACACAGGCCGATCCGGATTCATGCTGGTTGTAAATACACTATGCTGTTTACTCACAGTGaggctttatatatatatacatatacatatataaagggaggtaattaaatgaTGTGTTACGTTAAAATAAGTGAAAATAAGACATTCTACTAATGCACACAGAAAgcacaaatgaaaataatatactaCATTTGAAACCAGGGTAATTCCAGTATGAATTCCGCATATGTGCTGCCTTATTAGGATCCATACTTTTCGCAAACGACTATCTAttatagggtttgaaagcgaacagtatgtaTCCTGATCAGACTGGACGGATACACCGGCAGCCAGGATTTATGCTGGTTCCAAACGAAGTATGTTAATTTTCTCATGGagatgcttatatatatatatatatatatatttaaacaaaaagggaggtaattgaatgaaactttacgttaaaataattgaaaacaagaCAATCTAGTTTCTACTGATGCACATAAAAACACATGAAGATAATATACTGCATTTGAGACTAGCTTGATTCAGATCAGCCTCCGCATATGTGCAGACTTATCACGATCCGTACTGTTCGCTACTGACTAGTCTACCTTttatagggtttgaaagcgaacagtacagatcctgatcagactgcacggatacaCAGGTTTCAGGTTGCTCGCAAATGCagtttctcatggtgcgacttgtattaaaatacatatatttatataaattagtaTCATGCCTTTCTTGAACTGTTCCTTTTGATGACCTTTCTCCCACTCTctctccatatatatatatatatagaaattcGTATCATGCCCCTATTCTGCTGTTCCTTATAATGAGCATAGCGGTATTATTAAAGTTCTAATGAAACCACCACCTTGTTAATATAGTACTGGTTAGTGTCCTACAAAGCATAATTCAACGAGTGCGAGGACATGATTTTATTCTCTGAGAGAACGCTCAGGCCTGTGTGTCCTGTGAGGTCATTGATGACTTGTTCATAACACAAGTTCGTCTGTTATGACCTAGTTCAAAACATAAACTACATCTTGCCTGTTTCAATGTTAATGTAGCAAGCTCTGAAAGTTCAGGACTACTATAAAGCCAGTGACACCATAGGACATCCCTTAGACCACCTTGTGTGTTTCCCTTTCTAGCTAGGTTTTTCCGCATATGCCTGAAAATCTTGTTCCCGCACTCATTCCCTTCACCGCTTATACCGCCTACAGTACCAGGACCGTTTGGACTTTCTATTATTTCTTGAACGTGTTCGACAACTTTATGTAAGTAATTTGGCCATGAAGCATACCCGAAATGTGTTAAAAGTAACTTGGCCATTTCTACAGCTGTTtctttgtatttagaaatatcttCGGGGCATTCCTTCTTAGGATCCTTAGACCGATATACCTTCCTCATGAATCTGAACTTTTGTAAAACACTTGACATGTTTTTCCTTCTATCTTCATTTGGAAGGTATGAAAGTACTTTTGATTCATTGGCTTCGTTAAACAAAACCCTAGCATAATTCCCTGGCATCATCAACTCTGGGTTGATGCCAATATTCTTCTTTAAATGCATGTCAAATTTAACCTCAGCATCTTTAAGGATTGGTTTTACGTCTGCAGTTGCTTCCCACTGAGTTACGGTTGCAATTTCCCGTATGAGAAGTTTCTTAAAAAAAGACCCCAAGTTTATATCCGCGTGAGTTGCATCTAAACACTTTTCAATAGCTTCCGCTTGTAAGGTTGGTGTACGTTTAACACCTTTGGATATGTTGTCGATAGCCGACTGCGAAAGTCTGTCAGGATTTACACGGATATACTCGGCGATTTCTTTTGTTTCACAGTAAGTTCTAGAAATTTGGAAACTGCCAAGATCTTTTACTGCACTCTGAGTTGTGGCTTCGCAAAGTGTACAAAGGTATCTAGATCCGCTTCCAGCTAAACCGCTCTCTTTCCTATCCAATTTTTCATCAATCATACTAGTATAGAATTTAAGACAGTGTCTCCGCCACCCATCTTTGTGTTGTActcttaatattttatctttcaaaaaCGCTCGCTCGTTTTCTATGGGCAAAAGACACACTAAACTAGAAGCTCTATTGTTTTCGTCGCAGATCGCTTCAAGCAATGGCCTGTTTGTTCGAACTGAGTTAGGTTTTTCCTCTACGAAAATTTCAACTGGCTCGCGATTACTAACTATAGCTtcaattttaaaaacacaaaaagaaaatcGAAACGCTTTATCAGGTAAAAACCGATCAGACAATTCCTTGTGAATCGACACGTCTCCTAGACCGTCAGCACCATCTTTAATGCTAGTGATTAGTAAGATATTAGGATCATTTGGGTCAATTTTATTTTGCTTAAGACCAGAAACAATTTTTGGCTCAAGTTCCTTTAATGTACTTGCTATTGCATCAGGATAGCTCCATCGCACACCTTTAATATTAGGTGATGCAAATTCTGGCATTACTGGCTGGAAGTCTTGCAAAACATCTAGTGGCTCAAAGGAGCTATCTTTACATGTGTACTCAGTTCTGTTTACTACTTTAGCCGGAGTATGGTAATAATTGTCTGTGAATTCTAATCCTTGGATGCTGTAGCGCGTAGAGCTTGGTGCATATAAAAGTTCTAGATCATCAATAACACTAGGTGATTGCAAGGGATTGCGAACATTTTTCTTAAGATAATTATATTGCGCCTTATACTGTGTTTTGCTCTGAAGTGTATCGACGCGTAAAGCAAGACACTGACTTGGAGTCAATTTTGAATTAATATTTCTCCATATATCATTAATGTCATTTTGTCTAGTGTCATTTGTATCTTTTAAGTGCtgctgtaaaagaaaaaataaagcgTCGCCTTTATCTTCTGTGTTTGTTTGGCAGAATTCGGTAACAAAGTCATTTAAACCTTTCAGACGCTTCTGTTTTAAATACTTATTAGAACAGTCATATATCGGTACTTTAGTAACCGTAGATACTCGCTTGGAAGAAGCTGAAAAGAGAGCTGGATACTTTCCAAACTTACACAAATCTTCATGAGTCTTAAAGTTGCttattgttgaaataaatgaaCAACCAGTATATTTACATGACAATGTCATAGTTTCGTACAGCAGTAAAAGCTGACCTGATAGTGAAGCAGTATCGGCTGCTGTAATGAAGGACCTGCAAACTGGACACACATTAGCAGTTTTTAACCAAGCAAGAATA from Mercenaria mercenaria strain notata chromosome 2, MADL_Memer_1, whole genome shotgun sequence carries:
- the LOC123562286 gene encoding V(D)J recombination-activating protein 1-like; translation: MNVHKGYLESSCRTCGSTFPKKQKNFPKQAYAEEIKAIYDISVNEDNDDIYPNSVCSNCRIRFYKFRQSIQKQEQFSGNFPKLYNYSVHTENCAFCLNKSQSGRKEKPELCVKRKVTFSEKVTDTASETETGSETETGEDEPTIDSDSYSAAKRLRFQDVGSTSEEQFNCEITSIDIEKINEKKLAEIFQCSICKGVPTIPSLTRCSHIYCKSCILAWLKTANVCPVCRSFITAADTASLSGQLLLLYETMTLSCKYTGCSFISTISNFKTHEDLCKFGKYPALFSASSKRVSTVTKVPIYDCSNKYLKQKRLKGLNDFVTEFCQTNTEDKGDALFFLLQQHLKDTNDTRQNDINDIWRNINSKLTPSQCLALRVDTLQSKTQYKAQYNYLKKNVRNPLQSPSVIDDLELLYAPSSTRYSIQGLEFTDNYYHTPAKVVNRTEYTCKDSSFEPLDVLQDFQPVMPEFASPNIKGVRWSYPDAIASTLKELEPKIVSGLKQNKIDPNDPNILLITSIKDGADGLGDVSIHKELSDRFLPDKAFRFSFCVFKIEAIVSNREPVEIFVEEKPNSVRTNRPLLEAICDENNRASSLVCLLPIENERAFLKDKILRVQHKDGWRRHCLKFYTSMIDEKLDRKESGLAGSGSRYLCTLCEATTQSAVKDLGSFQISRTYCETKEIAEYIRVNPDRLSQSAIDNISKGVKRTPTLQAEAIEKCLDATHADINLGSFFKKLLIREIATVTQWEATADVKPILKDAEVKFDMHLKKNIGINPELMMPGNYARVLFNEANESKVLSYLPNEDRRKNMSSVLQKFRFMRKVYRSKDPKKECPEDISKYKETAVEMAKLLLTHFGYASWPNYLHKVVEHVQEIIESPNGPGTVGGISGEGNECGNKIFRHMRKNLARKGNTQGGLRDVLWCHWLYSSPELSELATLTLKQARCSLCFELGHNRRTCVMNKSSMTSQDTQA
- the LOC123561703 gene encoding uncharacterized protein LOC123561703 gives rise to the protein MAEAAPEWRILPFKSKSSTKGKATRKRIVLDLRNSDYFPAEGHCYLKLNSNDNESTLLYFGGARRVQESEWKYGNDLFHITFKYDEDDAYISHIQRFENILGAQFPSLQSASAWLDQQTVFVWGGLNTDTFDTSNELIKLEFVRNKYQCTICQPAGRGVLSKDVQRGDIPTGRTGHTITPLGDNIVVMHGGVSLSNRHTTGLVSPFTQVCNDGSFYEFDSSTYLWTRIKNIPDVRPRAYHTANFVTLSGTKCVIIIGGVSFKGNESVPLERLPINELFILKLHNLTEHRYTLDKITAKLQVDIFISYHSIVALNNKLIVTGGYAQKEPEMTDTPLTSNKLYTIDLQSLNIDTTELDTWHCTAGNSSFALSDDCIMVVGGSAENIFAYTTKPLRPSSCDLDDECCIFESPEISPIAWVQCESKCKRWLHQYCVGLLEKGVPKGKYTCTTCKAKGRKRKK